From one Hyphomicrobiales bacterium genomic stretch:
- a CDS encoding cell surface protein, with translation MAKLSPLAHLDRAKQKIRDLGLNVKPVEADPIGGLLQQIYALDQESVTVIAKTLADVSVFNEIVRNEISAMNIGERYNEIVGAFNSIREDAKRLVDQLEDGKVNTFERVANVWMKVRRGDIADRFDEIRYSYIEVARDTKDQILRESRILEAYRDFRSAYKQAQVLSLKVYERAEKELTKAKKELEIASQAVAKFKGTEPSERAELELERDEKLRLLQEEDKRYQIAKDLADNMTVGYNTSEVIMTRLMQTTSAKERVYQQAVSFFSTNEAVLTALKASFTGLFGLHESTKTLEAMKEGVSKSLETLSEVGGKVQEAAIKAGYGPTVRADAVKMLVDSVVSFQVRSKEIIEEMRVLATRNAAEIREAVEDGKRRMARLEAEGHALVDA, from the coding sequence ATGGCCAAACTCTCCCCCCTCGCCCACCTCGATCGCGCCAAGCAGAAGATTCGCGACCTCGGCCTCAACGTGAAGCCCGTCGAAGCCGACCCGATCGGTGGCCTCCTGCAGCAGATCTACGCGCTCGATCAGGAGAGCGTGACGGTGATCGCAAAGACGCTCGCCGACGTCTCGGTGTTCAACGAGATCGTTCGCAACGAAATCTCCGCGATGAACATCGGCGAGCGGTACAACGAGATCGTCGGGGCCTTCAATTCGATCCGCGAGGACGCAAAACGCCTCGTCGATCAGCTCGAGGACGGGAAGGTCAACACCTTCGAGCGCGTCGCCAACGTCTGGATGAAGGTGCGGCGTGGAGACATCGCCGACCGCTTCGACGAGATCCGTTATTCGTATATCGAGGTGGCGCGCGACACCAAGGACCAGATCCTGCGCGAATCCCGTATCCTCGAGGCCTACCGGGATTTCCGCAGCGCCTACAAGCAGGCCCAGGTGCTCTCGCTCAAGGTCTACGAGCGGGCCGAAAAGGAACTGACAAAGGCCAAGAAGGAACTCGAGATCGCGTCGCAGGCCGTCGCAAAATTCAAGGGGACGGAGCCCTCCGAGCGCGCCGAACTCGAACTGGAGCGCGACGAGAAGCTGCGACTGCTCCAGGAGGAGGACAAGCGCTACCAGATCGCCAAGGACCTCGCCGACAACATGACCGTCGGATACAATACGTCCGAAGTCATCATGACGCGCCTCATGCAGACCACCAGCGCCAAGGAGCGGGTCTATCAGCAGGCGGTGAGCTTCTTTTCCACCAACGAGGCGGTGCTGACCGCGCTCAAGGCCTCGTTCACCGGACTTTTCGGCCTGCACGAGTCGACCAAGACGCTCGAAGCGATGAAGGAAGGCGTCTCCAAGAGCCTCGAGACACTGTCGGAGGTCGGCGGAAAGGTGCAGGAGGCCGCGATCAAGGCGGGTTACGGGCCGACGGTTCGGGCCGATGCGGTCAAAATGCTGGTCGACAGCGTCGTCAGCTTCCAGGTCCGGTCCAAGGAGATCATCGAGGAGATGCGCGTACTCGCGACGCGCAACGCCGCCGAAATCCGCGAGGCGGTCGAGGATGGCAAGCGGCGCATGGCACGGCTCGAGGCCGAAGGACACGCGCTGGTCGACGCGTAG
- a CDS encoding LrgB family protein: MSELPQIWVYLSASPLFHLTLTLAAYQAGLWIYRRSGLHPLLNPVLLAVLMVAAVLTVSRTPYVDYFEGAQFVHFLLGPATVALAIPLYRQLARVRASWLAILSSIATGSAVAAGSAAGIAYLAGSPAGVIASLAPKSVTAPVAMGIAEQIGGLPSLTAVLVIVTGIIGAMLGPAVLDALGIRDWRARGLAIGTASHGIGTARAFQVNEVAGAFAGLAMGINAIATALLLPIVWGLLG, translated from the coding sequence ATGAGCGAATTGCCACAGATCTGGGTCTACCTCAGCGCCAGCCCGCTCTTTCATCTGACGCTGACGCTCGCGGCCTACCAGGCAGGCCTCTGGATCTATCGCCGGAGCGGGCTGCATCCGCTGCTCAACCCGGTGCTGCTCGCGGTGCTCATGGTGGCGGCGGTGCTGACGGTCTCGCGGACCCCTTACGTCGACTATTTCGAGGGGGCGCAATTCGTTCACTTCCTGCTGGGGCCGGCGACGGTGGCGCTCGCCATCCCGCTCTATCGCCAGCTCGCTCGGGTCCGCGCCTCCTGGCTCGCGATCCTCTCGAGCATCGCGACGGGCTCGGCGGTAGCGGCGGGCTCGGCGGCGGGGATCGCCTACCTCGCCGGCAGCCCGGCGGGAGTCATCGCCTCGCTCGCCCCGAAGTCCGTGACGGCACCGGTCGCCATGGGTATCGCCGAGCAGATCGGGGGGCTGCCCTCGCTCACGGCGGTTCTGGTGATCGTGACTGGCATCATCGGGGCGATGCTCGGGCCGGCAGTGCTCGACGCCCTCGGCATTCGCGACTGGCGGGCGCGCGGCCTCGCCATCGGTACGGCAAGTCATGGGATCGGAACGGCGCGGGCGTTCCAGGTGAACGAGGTGGCGGGCGCGTTCGCGGGCCTCGCCATGGGCATCAACGCGATCGCAACGGCGCTGCTGCTGCCGATCGTCTGGGGGCTACTCGGCTAG
- a CDS encoding CidA/LrgA family protein, translating into MIGYLTLILGCQLAGELLVRLAGLAVPGPVVGMAILFVGLVARGGLPADLGKVADGLIGNLALMFVPAGVGVVVHAGLIGREWLAISVALVVSTVLTVAATGLMMRALTRGGADGSSTTGDGDEPGAPA; encoded by the coding sequence GTGATCGGATACCTCACCCTCATTCTCGGCTGCCAGCTCGCTGGCGAACTCCTCGTGCGCCTCGCCGGTCTGGCGGTTCCGGGGCCGGTCGTCGGGATGGCTATCCTCTTTGTCGGCCTCGTGGCGCGTGGCGGTCTGCCGGCCGACCTCGGCAAAGTGGCGGACGGACTGATCGGCAACCTCGCGCTGATGTTCGTTCCGGCGGGCGTCGGGGTCGTGGTGCATGCCGGATTGATCGGGCGGGAATGGCTGGCAATCTCGGTCGCGCTGGTGGTCAGCACGGTGCTCACCGTCGCGGCAACGGGGCTGATGATGCGGGCGCTGACACGCGGCGGCGCGGATGGTTCCAGCACAACGGGCGACGGGGACGAGCCCGGGGCGCCTGCATGA